One region of Flavobacterium lipolyticum genomic DNA includes:
- a CDS encoding alkaline phosphatase translates to MNRRKFLKGSTVITGFFALNPSVIVSNNLETMSKKDKKTKNIIFLISDGMSSGTLQMANLYARNILGKNGNWIGLYTENKVSRALMDTASASSSVTDSAAASSSFGGGHRVKNGVLNVGPNGERYLPIWQKFKNEGKKAGCVTTVSITHATPAGFCVNSDRRSAENEIAEMYADIGLDVMLGGGDDFFNASKRADRKDIYKTYEEKGYQILKQKSDLKKIKKGKKTLGVFASGALPYSIDRANIEDLQQTPTLADMSTAAIEQLKDHEEGFVLLIEAGKVDWAAHANDIAALIHDQLAFDEAVKIAIDFAKKDKETLVIITTDHGNANPGLIYGADATEKFNSIAEYKYTNEYILNSIHSDFNQKQIKDWIYETNKINLTDEEAAHLLNFYSGIEKQESGLYNYKKLPFKAYSEIQKKHNNIGWISMDHSGDYVELAAFGPGSELLKPFVQNIDLHYLMLEAASKSKI, encoded by the coding sequence ATGAACAGACGTAAATTTTTAAAAGGATCAACAGTAATAACCGGTTTTTTCGCTCTTAATCCTTCAGTTATTGTTTCTAATAATTTAGAAACAATGTCAAAAAAGGATAAAAAGACCAAAAACATAATTTTTTTAATAAGTGACGGGATGAGCTCCGGAACGCTTCAGATGGCGAATCTCTACGCTCGGAATATTCTGGGAAAAAATGGAAATTGGATAGGGCTTTATACTGAAAATAAAGTTTCCCGAGCTTTAATGGATACGGCATCTGCGAGTTCATCTGTTACTGATTCTGCAGCTGCAAGTTCTTCTTTTGGAGGTGGTCATCGGGTTAAAAATGGCGTATTGAATGTTGGCCCAAATGGAGAAAGATATCTTCCCATTTGGCAGAAGTTTAAAAATGAGGGAAAAAAAGCAGGCTGTGTTACAACCGTTTCCATTACGCATGCTACTCCAGCTGGTTTCTGTGTTAATTCAGACCGGAGAAGTGCTGAAAATGAGATAGCAGAAATGTACGCAGATATTGGTTTGGACGTTATGCTAGGGGGAGGAGATGATTTTTTTAATGCTTCAAAAAGAGCAGATCGAAAAGATATTTACAAAACTTATGAAGAGAAAGGATATCAGATCTTAAAGCAAAAATCAGATTTAAAAAAAATAAAGAAAGGAAAAAAGACATTGGGTGTTTTTGCTTCGGGAGCACTTCCTTATTCGATAGACAGAGCTAATATTGAGGATTTACAACAAACGCCTACTCTTGCAGATATGAGCACAGCAGCGATTGAACAGTTAAAGGATCATGAAGAAGGGTTTGTATTATTAATTGAAGCAGGAAAAGTAGACTGGGCTGCTCATGCCAATGATATTGCCGCCCTGATTCACGATCAGTTGGCTTTTGATGAAGCTGTAAAAATTGCTATTGATTTTGCTAAAAAAGATAAAGAAACATTGGTTATTATAACAACAGACCATGGTAATGCAAATCCGGGACTAATATATGGAGCAGATGCTACAGAAAAATTCAACAGTATTGCGGAGTATAAATATACCAATGAATATATTTTAAATTCCATTCATAGTGACTTTAATCAAAAGCAAATCAAAGACTGGATATACGAAACCAATAAAATAAATCTAACGGATGAAGAAGCTGCTCATTTGCTGAATTTTTATTCGGGGATTGAGAAACAGGAGAGCGGTTTATACAATTATAAAAAGTTGCCTTTTAAAGCTTATTCCGAAATTCAAAAAAAGCATAACAATATAGGATGGATTAGCATGGACCATTCCGGGGATTATGTAGAACTGGCAGCATTTGGACCTGGAAGTGAATTGTTAAAGCCTTTTGTTCAGAATATAGATTTGCATTATTTAATGCTGGAAGCCGCATCAAAAAGTAAAATTTAA
- a CDS encoding alpha/beta fold hydrolase, producing the protein MPIITINNKKVHVQELNKGAEDTVVLIHGMFSNLSIYYFNIAPILAQHFHVVMYDLKSHGRSERTLEGYDLENMSSDLIAMMDNLQIKKAQLVGYSFGGLIALQTALIAPERVEQLVVIEAPDPQDEKARGIIEAYSKEFLEHYIANFTDTTKVKMGKRQFEKNHRLYEFLFHQTSIKADMVKEKDFLYQVLISELCIPTLLLYGSASDCKPTGEWLESQIGTAELKLIDGDHNIPIQAPIQIAETIVQFLTNPLLQNYG; encoded by the coding sequence ATGCCAATAATCACTATTAATAATAAAAAAGTTCACGTACAGGAACTCAATAAAGGTGCTGAAGATACCGTGGTACTGATCCACGGTATGTTTAGTAATCTTTCTATTTATTATTTTAACATTGCTCCCATTTTGGCACAGCACTTTCACGTGGTCATGTACGATTTAAAAAGTCATGGCAGAAGTGAGCGTACCTTAGAAGGATATGATTTAGAAAATATGTCCTCTGATTTAATCGCAATGATGGATAACCTCCAAATCAAAAAAGCACAACTTGTTGGTTATAGCTTTGGCGGACTTATTGCACTCCAAACTGCTTTGATAGCCCCTGAACGTGTAGAGCAATTGGTTGTCATCGAAGCACCGGATCCGCAAGATGAAAAGGCACGAGGTATTATCGAAGCCTACAGTAAGGAATTTCTCGAACATTACATCGCCAATTTTACGGATACCACAAAAGTGAAAATGGGAAAAAGACAATTCGAAAAAAACCATCGGTTATACGAGTTTTTATTCCATCAGACCAGTATCAAAGCAGATATGGTTAAGGAAAAAGATTTTCTGTATCAGGTCCTTATTTCCGAATTATGCATACCCACTCTGTTACTCTATGGATCAGCTTCTGACTGTAAACCGACAGGAGAATGGTTAGAATCTCAAATCGGTACAGCCGAGCTGAAACTCATCGATGGAGATCACAATATTCCCATTCAGGCTCCCATTCAGATAGCAGAAACTATTGTTCAATTTTTAACTAACCCTTTATTACAGAACTATGGCTAA
- a CDS encoding acyl carrier protein, with protein MDTLDTTLKRNHEELFNLLKGFITEIIGEEFVEEMDITPQSSFTKDLEMDSIEIVSFSEKIKAHFGDQIDFTGWLSAMDLDELINLDLNKIINYIYECQ; from the coding sequence ATGGACACTTTAGACACGACATTAAAAAGAAATCATGAGGAGTTATTCAACCTTTTAAAAGGTTTTATTACAGAAATTATTGGTGAAGAATTTGTAGAAGAAATGGATATCACTCCGCAAAGTTCATTTACCAAAGACCTGGAAATGGACAGTATAGAAATTGTATCCTTTTCAGAAAAAATCAAAGCACATTTTGGCGATCAGATCGATTTCACGGGCTGGCTGTCTGCTATGGACTTGGATGAACTGATCAATCTTGATCTGAATAAGATCATTAATTATATCTACGAATGCCAATAA
- a CDS encoding condensation domain-containing protein translates to MKRRLLFGERMLLGEGKDPFHVVIPFRLRGVLEEKEIQYALGRLQKKHPWLQALIQLDENNIPWFEVSKLPNPIPIRIVDQKREEDWQQETLRELQTLFDYKNKPLIRLVWIKGNDTSDMLLTFHHCLCDGGAAMNLIDEFLKVLDNPTADIGIENPILGIQDVVPSLILNSNRQKIKAKMIGQLATFAIKCIPVSKKAIDRQTDYLIHWKLDPATSQQLISHCQSLAITVNTFLSAIVLDTFKKVRGNKAFNKVSCPVDIRRFAPQVKKDHIFAFGLMIVLSSDPKLDFLDNLRVMQQHVDRKTAKLNPYITMMVMESAHKALNNFTKLLKRGKSSNDCMFSNLGRIQIPHQYQSFVLETIRSPSVIGPLGNTTTILTSTYQGVIDFSFMGSEGYLPYHEALAIRDEIIDSIKHQLNYQAAS, encoded by the coding sequence ATGAAAAGAAGATTGCTATTTGGAGAGCGTATGCTTTTGGGAGAAGGAAAGGACCCCTTCCATGTTGTTATTCCTTTTCGCCTGCGCGGTGTATTGGAGGAAAAAGAGATTCAGTATGCTTTGGGCAGACTTCAGAAAAAACATCCCTGGCTACAGGCACTCATCCAGCTCGATGAGAACAATATCCCGTGGTTTGAAGTATCTAAGCTACCGAATCCAATTCCTATCCGTATTGTAGATCAAAAAAGAGAAGAGGACTGGCAACAAGAAACCTTGCGAGAATTACAGACACTTTTTGATTACAAAAACAAACCTTTGATCCGCCTGGTGTGGATCAAAGGAAATGATACTTCAGATATGCTGCTGACTTTTCATCACTGTCTATGTGATGGTGGTGCTGCGATGAATTTAATTGATGAATTTTTAAAAGTATTGGATAATCCTACAGCAGATATAGGCATTGAAAACCCTATTCTAGGTATCCAGGACGTTGTTCCTTCCCTTATTTTAAATAGTAACAGGCAAAAAATCAAGGCAAAAATGATTGGTCAACTGGCAACATTCGCCATCAAATGCATTCCCGTCAGCAAAAAAGCGATTGATCGACAAACTGACTATTTGATTCATTGGAAATTAGATCCGGCCACAAGTCAACAGCTTATATCTCATTGTCAATCACTAGCCATCACCGTCAACACTTTTTTAAGTGCTATCGTATTGGACACCTTTAAGAAAGTGCGCGGAAACAAAGCCTTTAATAAAGTTTCTTGCCCGGTAGATATCAGGCGCTTTGCTCCTCAGGTAAAAAAAGATCATATTTTCGCCTTCGGTCTGATGATCGTCCTGTCATCTGATCCTAAACTCGATTTCTTAGACAATTTACGTGTCATGCAGCAGCATGTAGATCGCAAAACCGCCAAACTTAATCCTTATATCACCATGATGGTTATGGAATCTGCTCATAAGGCGTTGAATAACTTTACAAAACTTCTAAAACGAGGCAAGTCCTCCAACGATTGTATGTTTTCTAATCTGGGTCGTATTCAGATCCCCCATCAATACCAATCCTTTGTGTTGGAAACTATTCGCAGTCCATCAGTCATTGGGCCATTGGGCAATACAACAACTATCCTTACCTCTACTTATCAAGGTGTTATCGACTTCTCCTTTATGGGAAGTGAAGGTTATTTGCCTTATCACGAAGCCTTAGCCATTCGTGATGAAATAATTGATTCTATTAAACACCAATTAAATTATCAAGCAGCCTCATGA
- a CDS encoding DNA-binding protein, which produces MKYLSVVEFAKKMTLSERTVRNYCASGKLKGVFLTGKTWNIPEDAVIPKKENKKISKNILLNHLKEQKSMKLKGGIYHRTQIDLTYNSNKIEGSRLTHDQTRYIFETNTIGASKEILNVDDIIETSNHFRCIDFIIEKANAKLTESVIKELHFLLKSGTSDSGKDWFNIGEYKKMPNEVGGNETCPPKQVAEKMKELLANYHTVKNKTLEDIIDFHYKFEIIHPFQDGNGRVGRLIIFKECLANNVVPFIIDEQLKLFYYRGLQEWKNVKEYLLDTCLTAQDNYKSILDYFEIEYK; this is translated from the coding sequence ATGAAATATCTTTCAGTAGTAGAATTCGCAAAAAAAATGACGCTGTCCGAAAGAACGGTTCGCAACTATTGTGCTTCAGGTAAATTAAAAGGAGTTTTCTTAACCGGTAAAACCTGGAATATCCCAGAAGATGCTGTAATTCCTAAAAAGGAAAATAAAAAAATAAGCAAGAATATTTTATTGAACCACCTGAAGGAACAAAAGAGTATGAAACTAAAAGGTGGTATCTACCACCGTACTCAGATTGATTTAACCTATAATTCCAATAAAATTGAAGGAAGCAGACTTACTCACGACCAAACAAGATATATTTTTGAAACCAATACAATTGGTGCATCTAAAGAAATTTTAAATGTCGATGATATAATTGAAACCTCTAATCACTTTCGTTGTATCGATTTTATCATAGAAAAAGCAAATGCAAAACTTACCGAATCCGTAATTAAAGAACTCCATTTTTTATTAAAATCTGGTACTTCTGATAGCGGAAAAGATTGGTTTAATATCGGGGAATACAAAAAAATGCCGAATGAAGTTGGTGGTAATGAAACTTGCCCGCCTAAACAGGTTGCTGAAAAAATGAAAGAACTTCTCGCAAATTATCATACTGTTAAAAATAAAACTCTGGAAGATATTATTGATTTTCATTATAAATTTGAAATCATACATCCTTTTCAAGATGGAAATGGCCGTGTAGGACGGTTAATTATTTTCAAAGAATGTCTTGCAAACAATGTAGTACCCTTCATCATAGATGAGCAGCTTAAGCTTTTTTATTACAGAGGACTTCAGGAGTGGAAAAATGTAAAAGAATATCTGCTGGATACCTGTCTTACTGCGCAGGATAATTATAAATCAATTCTCGATTATTTCGAGATCGAATACAAGTAA
- a CDS encoding condensation domain-containing protein: MNKRKLLLVERIMYVDPSTPLNCVFTAKIKGEILQEQIEIALAKIQHKHPLLRAEVDLQDKQHPVYAIRENMKPIPLRIVKRQTDTHWLVESEQEWYRQFKGEGSPLAQLVWIKGQQFSELLWVVPHCICDGTSMVTLMQELLALIDNPTLDLKPYPLFQSVNNFLAPQFDLQKKARKAKLFLFLGKFFFLLQQKNKKRNLGKNYAIHWKLDPTNSAIIKQKCKDNGISVHAILCTAFMQAFQDLQGKAAKKKVISPIDIRHFIPEIRKDQIFAFAPTVELSLKKEKNQILDQAKHIKKDLAQKIEKMDARELLWMGEQMHPLVYRMIALLKSSRGAHDLTLSNMGNLQIRNDYKNFILEDIFSPTVAFPWLNSNTLVTTTFNDQMDFTLMSNEDFLSKQEASKIKDKALEILALPL; encoded by the coding sequence ATGAACAAGCGAAAACTCTTATTAGTGGAACGAATCATGTATGTGGATCCCTCCACACCTCTAAACTGTGTCTTTACGGCAAAAATCAAAGGTGAAATTCTACAAGAACAGATCGAAATTGCTTTAGCAAAAATCCAACACAAACATCCATTGCTTCGTGCAGAGGTTGATTTACAGGATAAACAGCATCCGGTTTATGCCATCAGGGAAAATATGAAACCTATTCCGCTTCGCATCGTAAAACGTCAAACCGATACTCATTGGTTAGTGGAATCGGAACAGGAATGGTATCGGCAGTTTAAAGGCGAAGGCTCCCCTTTGGCTCAATTGGTATGGATCAAAGGACAGCAATTCTCTGAATTGTTATGGGTAGTGCCACATTGTATCTGCGATGGAACCAGCATGGTGACTTTGATGCAGGAATTACTTGCCTTAATCGATAATCCAACACTTGATCTGAAACCCTATCCACTATTTCAATCGGTCAACAATTTCCTGGCGCCGCAGTTTGATCTTCAAAAAAAGGCTCGCAAAGCAAAGCTTTTTTTATTTTTGGGGAAATTTTTCTTTTTACTGCAACAGAAAAATAAAAAAAGAAATCTCGGAAAAAATTATGCCATTCATTGGAAATTAGATCCTACAAACTCTGCCATTATCAAGCAGAAATGCAAAGACAATGGTATTTCAGTACACGCCATTCTTTGTACCGCTTTTATGCAGGCTTTTCAGGACCTGCAAGGAAAAGCTGCGAAAAAAAAGGTAATCAGTCCCATTGATATCCGCCACTTTATTCCTGAAATCAGAAAAGACCAAATATTTGCCTTTGCCCCAACAGTGGAACTGTCTCTAAAAAAAGAAAAAAATCAGATACTGGATCAGGCGAAACACATCAAAAAAGATCTTGCTCAAAAAATAGAAAAAATGGACGCCCGGGAACTGCTATGGATGGGGGAACAGATGCACCCTCTGGTATATCGCATGATTGCGCTGCTAAAATCCAGCCGAGGTGCACACGATCTGACGCTGTCGAATATGGGTAACCTTCAAATCCGGAACGATTACAAAAATTTCATTCTGGAAGATATCTTCAGTCCAACAGTAGCATTTCCCTGGCTAAATTCTAACACTTTAGTGACGACTACCTTTAACGATCAAATGGACTTTACCTTAATGTCCAACGAAGACTTCTTATCGAAACAAGAAGCTTCAAAAATTAAAGATAAGGCCTTGGAAATACTGGCTTTACCCTTATAA
- a CDS encoding glycosyltransferase, whose amino-acid sequence MSIGAELLERGHKVAWISLDQNLESKLPAGGQLLLIQYDQTDEEKRESEHYLDIISKKVVYGIDSIKFLYEEVLIPLNRHCYNGIVKLLEAYEPDLVIGDHQLFAAAIAAKKVNRPYATSVTAPAAIKIISELPKVHEWEVNQILALQEELGVKENQSLASSDLLTLVLTSQYFFGEMDLNSNYQFTGPVVTERRISSTFDWERLKSNPRKKILVSIGTTFDHEHKKAFFQKVIDAFQEEDLTVVVVSDPDLFDQWPENFMVYAQIPQLDLLPHLDAVVCHGGHNTVSEALSHGLPLVVIPIAYDQSHVAGRVVRTGAGERLNFNRFKANHLKNSVHDILNNPQYREAALKVRQSFIDAGGTKTAADLLEHAIISAQQSTASPAKFLVVVPPFFGHISPTLSLGASLLARGHEVKWFGITPLAKEHIPTGGTYIYPEEDLLPYQEELQRILKRQDDGPSCSGPEVMKLALEETYVPFAKMMMPGLETLLGHWQPDVIINDCITFGGALFAHKHRIPSVTTTPVPPDVMGDTEKSAPKIFEWQQNLIKELQKEVGIADEGIFIHSHQLNLVFTSQSFAGFETVPSHMKFVGPVKGRPNNSPFDWERLAASTTPKIFVSLGTLLVDIRKDFFGKLIEAFADQPVTIIAATPPDIFDKWPSNFIVNGFVPQSTLMPHMDMVICHGGFNTVNDTFTNGLPMLITPIAYDHFHTAKLIEQAGCGISIRYKRLRIEDLRKTVFELLENPKYRNAAKEVQTAFLTAGGNDKAVALLEDFIKQERLVLASV is encoded by the coding sequence TTGAGTATTGGTGCCGAGCTGTTAGAAAGAGGACATAAAGTTGCATGGATCAGTCTTGACCAAAACTTAGAGTCCAAACTTCCTGCAGGCGGACAATTATTACTCATCCAATACGATCAGACTGACGAAGAAAAAAGAGAGAGCGAACACTATCTGGATATCATTTCAAAAAAGGTCGTTTACGGCATTGACAGTATCAAGTTTTTATACGAAGAAGTGTTGATCCCTTTAAACAGACATTGTTATAACGGAATTGTTAAGCTGTTGGAAGCCTATGAACCAGATTTAGTCATTGGTGATCATCAATTGTTTGCGGCGGCAATTGCGGCAAAAAAAGTGAATCGTCCTTATGCGACCTCCGTAACCGCTCCGGCAGCAATCAAAATTATTAGTGAGTTACCAAAAGTACACGAATGGGAAGTCAATCAGATCCTGGCGCTACAAGAAGAGCTTGGTGTCAAAGAAAACCAATCACTGGCTTCCTCTGATCTTCTTACTTTAGTGTTAACCTCCCAATATTTCTTTGGAGAAATGGACCTCAACTCAAACTATCAATTCACAGGTCCGGTAGTAACAGAACGCCGTATTTCCAGCACTTTCGACTGGGAGCGTTTGAAAAGTAATCCAAGGAAAAAAATCTTAGTCAGCATCGGTACGACATTCGACCACGAGCATAAAAAAGCATTTTTTCAAAAGGTAATCGATGCCTTTCAGGAGGAAGATCTAACGGTTGTAGTGGTTTCAGATCCGGATTTATTTGATCAGTGGCCTGAGAATTTTATGGTCTATGCACAGATCCCACAATTGGATTTGTTACCTCATTTAGATGCTGTCGTGTGCCATGGCGGACACAACACGGTCTCAGAGGCCCTTTCACATGGTCTGCCACTCGTTGTTATTCCAATTGCATACGATCAGTCACATGTTGCAGGACGTGTCGTACGTACCGGAGCAGGTGAACGTCTCAATTTTAACCGATTTAAAGCAAATCATCTAAAAAATAGTGTTCATGATATCCTGAATAATCCTCAATATCGCGAAGCTGCTCTCAAAGTTCGCCAATCTTTTATAGACGCAGGCGGAACGAAGACTGCAGCAGATCTGCTGGAACATGCCATAATTTCTGCACAGCAATCTACTGCATCTCCGGCCAAATTTCTCGTTGTTGTTCCGCCATTTTTCGGACATATCAGTCCAACATTAAGTTTGGGTGCCAGTTTATTGGCTCGTGGTCATGAAGTCAAATGGTTTGGTATTACACCATTGGCAAAGGAACATATCCCAACTGGAGGAACTTATATCTATCCCGAGGAAGATCTCTTACCTTATCAGGAGGAACTTCAGCGAATATTAAAACGACAAGATGACGGCCCATCTTGTTCGGGGCCTGAAGTCATGAAACTGGCACTGGAAGAAACCTATGTTCCATTTGCCAAAATGATGATGCCGGGCTTAGAAACACTGCTCGGTCACTGGCAACCTGATGTGATCATTAATGACTGTATCACTTTTGGCGGCGCTTTATTTGCACACAAACATCGTATCCCTTCTGTAACAACAACCCCAGTACCACCGGATGTTATGGGTGACACCGAGAAAAGTGCTCCCAAAATATTTGAATGGCAGCAAAATCTCATCAAAGAGCTGCAAAAAGAAGTCGGTATCGCTGATGAGGGTATCTTCATACATTCACATCAATTAAATCTGGTGTTCACCTCGCAATCATTTGCCGGTTTTGAAACGGTACCCTCACACATGAAATTTGTAGGTCCGGTAAAAGGCCGTCCAAATAATAGTCCTTTTGACTGGGAACGATTAGCAGCCAGCACAACACCAAAAATATTTGTGTCATTGGGTACTTTATTAGTGGATATCCGAAAAGATTTTTTTGGCAAACTCATCGAAGCATTTGCCGACCAGCCCGTTACTATAATTGCCGCGACACCGCCCGATATATTTGACAAATGGCCTTCCAATTTTATCGTAAATGGTTTTGTCCCACAATCTACATTGATGCCCCATATGGATATGGTCATCTGTCACGGTGGTTTCAATACCGTAAACGACACCTTTACCAATGGTCTGCCGATGTTGATTACACCAATCGCTTACGATCACTTTCATACCGCAAAGTTGATTGAACAGGCGGGTTGTGGAATCAGCATTCGATACAAACGACTTCGGATAGAAGACCTTAGAAAAACTGTCTTTGAGCTTTTAGAGAACCCTAAATACAGAAATGCAGCCAAAGAAGTTCAAACCGCTTTTTTAACAGCAGGTGGCAATGACAAAGCAGTTGCATTATTAGAAGATTTTATAAAACAAGAACGTTTGGTATTGGCTTCAGTATAA